Genomic window (Syngnathus typhle isolate RoL2023-S1 ecotype Sweden linkage group LG4, RoL_Styp_1.0, whole genome shotgun sequence):
GTGCACAATCATTACTTACCATCATTGCTGTCAGACATTGTGGCAACTGGCTGGATTCCCGTACAGGAAAGAGAGTGATGGATTGTCACATTTCTACATATGCTGTAACTGAAATTGAGAAAAGAAGCGACTACTTTAAATTGAGGATTTTAACGCACAAAATGACCATCAATAGGATTTCTCGACTAAAAAAAAGCAGTTCATTGTCTCAGTCAGAAAACCTGATGTTTGCAGGTTTGATTAAGTAAGATATAAGGAACATCAAACAGTAAAATGgattatacatatataaaaagGCCTGAAAATTGTTTTCATGGtgctgaagaaaaacaacaacactacaCTATGTCTATTAAGTAACACATCAATCAACCTTGTggtcaataaaatattttataaatatatataaaaagataTTTCAATTGTAATGATAAATTCTTACCTCTCAAGCCAGTGCAGCTCTTCTGAAAGAGAAACAAATgcttaaatatatattattgtcATTGTTATTTGGCCAATGGTCTGATTCACGTAAGAAGCCTTCAAGATGCTCTTGTGCTTATATTCACTTCACATCAAAACCAGCTgacaaccccccacccccgcccccacccAGAACCCTCCATAAGCCCccttttcctccgcttctcTACTGCCGAATTGACTGCCTGTGACAATTGTGCATTTACTGTTTGTTTCCAAGTTGCCTGTTTGAGCACACCAAAAATACAGTACCAATCAAAACTTTGGAAACACTGTGAAAAAAGTGAAGaacattttttaatgtcatttgtCTTTAGGTTGACGTAAAATACAGTATTTCACACTTTTCAAACATTCATCTTTTGGGACAGAACAAAATAAGACGGTACATGGTAACGCTgttctaaaaaagaaaaactaagtATAGGCATAAATGAGGCACGTCTGTCAAAACCTAATCACTGTCATCGTCATTGTTGGAGCCCTCGGGTTCTGATGCATTGTCAGAGCGGCGAGGGGACCCTTCGTTGTCAGACCCCGGTTCTGATTCTCGCTCTGATGCCGCGACAGGTGAACCGGGTCGGGACTCGTCGTCCGATCCCGACCTCTTGCTCTCGTTGTCTGACTGGTCCGAGTCAGACTGTTGCTGcgccctcctcttcttcaccGGACGGTCGCTGCCAGAGTCATCGTCGTCGGAGCCTGCCGAGCGCTGGGGGCTGCCCACGGATCGCCGAGGGCTGCCAGCTTCACTGCCCGAGCGGTTCCTTCCCTGAGGGCTGCCCGCCTCACTGCCGGAGCGGTTTCTACCGGCGTCGGAGTCGCTTTCCGATACGATACGCTTCCTGtggtcgtcgtcatcatcatcgtcggaTCCGGAACCGCTGTTTCTTTGGTTCCTGAAGAGGAAAAAAGTGGATTCGTGAGACATTATTTCAGCGGCGCCATCTCCTTCCACTCGTCTTTTACCTGTCCTCTGCTATTTTCAGGCCATCCTCGTCTGAAGACTCAGAAGACGAGATAATTGCCTTTGACTTAATCTTGCCTTTGAGAGAAGGCGggggacgctcaaactgaaactgAAAAAGGACATCagaaaatttagaaaaaaaaaaaaaaatcaatctagCCGTCTACAGTATTAGACTCTTTTTTTCCTTACAGTAAGTACCACCTAAAAATTCGACTTCATATTATTGTAAGCCACTATAACATTAGAGTTTGAAAATTAACATGAAAATCAGAACAAATGAAattgcattaaaataaaaactgaGCCAAAATACTGTTCTTCAAAATGAAATCCAAACCCATGAAAAGTACTTAGTGGTTCACGCATCCGGAATTGTAATGTGCTAATATGTATGAAACAACAAAttgaggaaagaagaaaaaaaaaaaaaaaaaaggttttgctaTTTTGAAAGAGCTAATCAGTTAAATCAAAACTAGTTAATTTGTACGGCTCTAATATTTATGCACGCCTTCTATGGATCAGTTAGAGGGTACCTTTTCGATCCTCTTGCGCTCTTTGGTTTTGCGCTGCTTCTTGGCTTGCGCTCCTCCTTCTTCATCGCTGTCTTCTCTACCTCtgtgacagcaaaaaaaaaaagacttagttCCACAAAATGAATGGTTGAAAACTGTTCTAGAATATCTGGTGTGAATGCATTTAAAATGTTACAGACAACTGTATTATTAAATGTTCTGTATTCcataaaaaaaagcttcaacCATTAAGATTATGCTTAGTTTTAACATTCAATTTAGTGACTGTTCAATCGGTGACAGTTGACACTGGCACACTCACTTCTTTCTCTTCCGGCGGGCCTTCCTTTCTCCATCTTCACCCTCGTCCTGCTCGCTCCCACTGGCtgccttcttctttttctttttctttatggGCAGATCTTCGTCGGAGTCGTCATTGACAAACTCGTCCATGTCGCCTCCCTTCTTGCGCTAGGAGTGGACAGAGAGAagtcatgttattttttttgggcTACATTCGCccgactctgtgtgtgtgtgtggtcataTGTGTGCGTCACTCACACGTCCGCCACCTCCACCACCGCCCTTTTTCTTCTCCTTGGAGACGCCCTCGGCGAAGTTGAGCAAGTTCTTGGTCTTCTCTACATACAAAGTTCTCTGTTCCAACAGCTTCTTCGTCTCCTCAGCTTCCCggctcttcttctcctcctttatTTTGAGGAGCACAATGTCAGCAGATCACACCTCTGCCCTGAAATGTTGGCTGTGATTTACGTACCTGCTCCTTCATCAACTGCTGGCGTAACAGGTCGCGCTCTTGCTCTTGTTTGGCCCGGAGTTCCTTCTCCTCCTCGTCCTGTTTTCTGGCGCGTGCCACGTGGTACTGAGCCTGACTCAGCAGATCGGAGCATTGCCTgccaacacacaacacacatggTCAAATTAGGACACGAGAAGGAATCCAATCAAACACGATTATTATAATCTAGCAGACCCATAAAACAAATAACTGGAGCAGAATGAGACAAAACTTTAAATAGACAATATGGAGAAGGAACAAGTGAGAAAAACACAACTGCAGTGATTGGTGCAGTAAGCCCAAATACACAGGTGGCTTGAGATACAACAAAAACACTTGTTTGCATTTCCCAACATACCTGGCTTCAGAAGCTGCATGTGCAAGGTCAAATCTCATCTTGTCTCCAGCTTTGCTGAGGTAACTGAAATACCTGAGAGGGGACAAGGATGTGAGGAAGAAGCGTTTTTACAAATGGCCCGCTCCGCACCGTCTAACTTTCAATCAAAGTGGAAAGTGGCCACTGCTACCTGTGAGCGAGTTCCAGCTCTTTGACAGAGCTCAGCACAGCCTTCAGGTTACTCTTCTCATCCTTGAGCACCAGAGTGGCGAGCCGCTGAAGCACCAGGGCCACGTTGAACATGAGGACCGTATCATTGGGTGCCACGTGGCGGGCCTGATTGCAACACGACAAGCCATTACAACAGCTCATggagcaaaatgacaaaagaaagACCTTGCAGAGGTCCTCAAAGCTTTTCAGGTTCAGGGACCACCACCCAATTCAACATAACTATCCCTAAATGCCAGAGAAACTggacttgtttttttaaactattttatTAAATAGGTCAATACTACAGAGttctatattttaaaaaaaaaaaaaaaaaaacatggtcacggaataaattaaaaaaaaaaaaattggtatgATCTAACAGACACCCAAGTTACAGTTTGAGAAGCGCATCTCTGATTTTACCTTCAGCAGCATCTGCTTGCACTCCTGGAGTTTGCCACATTTAAAGAGTGCTCGCGCCAAGTAGAGCAACACCTCCGTGTTCTGGTGTTTGTAAAACTTCTTGAGGCAGTTCTCATACTGCACAGCAGAAATTCACAATTTAGTGCTCTCATTGATGCGCAGACACAATAGTTGTCAATATATAGTCCTCTTACCATCTGCACAGCGCTGATGTACTGCTTCTGCTCCACGTAGATGTGAGCCAGATTCAACCACACGTCGCTGATGTCGGCCGTAGCCTCCCTTACTTGTGCAAACACATCCCGGGCCTCTCTGAAGTAGCCCTTATGGGCTAGGACGGCACCTGGATACGAGATATTCCGGCTGAGATCAACATCTGgcacttgtgtttgtttttaaaaacacagGAAGCTCAACACACCAATTCCGTTGGCCGCATAGAGGTTCTTGGCATCATTTCGCAGGACCTGTTTGTAAATAGCCAAGGCGCGATCCTGGTGTCTCTTTTCCTGAACACATGAGAACATTGACAAGGAAAGGTCAGTAAAATGCAGAGTTACATAAATAATGAACAGTAAATCAAATCATGTTTATAAATGTAAACGCCATGCACACCTAAATTAAAGGGCATCTTCTTTGGCCTGAACCTTACACAAATGTACAACTTTTGCATACTCTGCTAAACAACAAACTAACTTACAGCTCAGGAGAGAACACTGTCTgtgtttagaaaataaaaacattttaaaagaaatGCATACTGCATCTCAAGACCAGCAGGATTGTGCAAAAAAAGttattaaatgaaataaataaattaaatgctAAATTCCTCATATATTTCCTCCTTGGACACAAAATTGTAGCCAGACTCTCTTTAAAAATTGGCTCATTTCAATACAATAGACGGGGCTAAAGTAGGGGAATGCATTCCGGCGGCCCATGTTGGTCGACGTCACACCCTGGCACAGGTTTTAGGAGACAAAGTCCTCCTTGGCCCATGTCCTGCACCAAAATGTCTGCATAACCCTCTTGAGAAAGGAGAGAAATATATTCTTTTGTGACTGCACCTTCTCGCGGTCTCTTGTGGGCTGGTGGAGGGTCTGCAGCCACACGTTGCCCAGAGCCAACATGGAGTAGGTGTCATTCTGCGTGGACGGCTGCTTCAGAATACGCTCAAACTTCTTTTGACCGGGCCCCCATTCCTGTTTGGCCAAGTGCAGGTTCCCTATGAGGGACCAGGCATCCGGATGATCCTGCAACAAACAGTAAGAGAGAATGGTGACGACGGTCTGGAATGACAAAACATTACCAGATTCTTTGACCGAAATATACCTGATTAATCTGAAGGGCCTCTTTGAACCAATCAGAAGCCTCGTAGAAATTGCCTTTGTCGCGTGCCATCGCGCCGAGTCGCAAATAACCTGCAAGCCAAAAAGAAATGTTACGCAATCGTCTTTCGGCATACTTCAGCTGCGTGATGTATAGTTGTAGATTTGGTGTACTTACAGTCCACATAGTTGGGATGCTCCCTCAGAATATTTTTGTAGAGCTTCTCCGCCTCGTGGAATTCACACATGGCCTCGTACAGACGCGCCAGATTGTAGGAGGTGGTGACGGAAATGGCGTTGTAGTAGTGCTCGTCGTGCTCTCCCTCGGCTTTGGCCCGCTCCAGAGAGGCAAGGAAGTATTTCTGGAGGAGGAGAAACGTTTTGTTTTAAAGTCTATAATTTACAACACAATACTATTGTCCCTTAAAAACACGGAGGTGTTTTTTGTGACATTAACATAGCAGCTACCAGCTCGTTGCTTTGTGAACTAGACTCTCTGCGGTTACGCAATAGTCAAAACGTGATGCAATTTAGAGTCATGGACCTCTACCTTGGCCTCTTCCAGGTTACCCAGCCGGAAATGAAGCGCCCCCAGGTTGTTGAGGATCTCCGGCGGCACGTCCGCCTGCACTTTCTCCTGCAGGATGCGGGTGGCTGTGCCGTACGCAGAGAGCGCGCCTTGGATGTCGGTTTGCTCCAGGATCTGAGCCAGCTCGATCCAGGCTTCCACGTCGTCGGGGTACTGCTCGGTTACCTTCTTCAGGTGACCCTACGAAGCAAAGATGAGGATTTCTTGAAATATTaatggccactctttttttttttttgatcgagcatttttttcaaaatacttTAAACTTAATTGGACCATCCAATCTATGATAATGGAATCAGTGGTAACTGAAGAGCTGAGTATTTCTAGGTACTGGTTTGTTGAGTTTCTTTTTTCATTAGGGCGAGAGGTATGCCACACTCTAAACTCGTCATCAATAGTACGGCACAGTGGCAACATTGCACAAATATGACAGATCTGTTGAGTATTTGGGACATACGTACTTTGGCAATGTCTCGTTTTTCCTGGTCGTCAGACGTTGCATACAGGGAGCCCAGAATTTTGATGGTCTCATAGTTGTTGGGGTAGGCCTTCAAAACCTTTTCGAAGCACTGGGCTGCATTCTCTTTGTCTCTTCGATAAACATACATCTGTCCTAGGCCGAAGAAGGGCAACACGAAGGTGGACGAAGCAAACTGGGTGGCCTGGTAGTAATACTGAAAGGCTTGGTCATAATCCTCCTGAGGTCAGAGGAGGAAAGATGAATGACATGTAGTATGTCTGTTTAGAGTCCAATAGAAAGAACAACTTCTGTATTAAATCACATGGAAGCTACGTCACAATTGCCATGGATGCTACCTGCACATGAAAAGATCGAGCCAACTGGTAGCAGCTCTCCGCCTGCATGGCCTCCACTTCCGTGTTGTGGAAAGCATGCAATGCCAGGTGCTGAACTTTGCTGTAGTCCTGAAAGCAGATAACGGCGAACAATGTGAACGAAATTCAAAACGACGTTGAGCGAGCGGGTGTGATGAAACTTGCCTACCTTTTTGAAGAAGAAGTGGTTGGCGAGGTGGTTGAGCACCATTGGGTTGCTGGGGTCGATGGTGTAGGCGCGCGACAGGAGCTGCACTCCGTTCTTGATGGAGTCGGCCTCCTTGTTGTTGAGCTCCAGCACAGCCAGGCCCACAAGGGCTCCCACGCATTTGGGGTTGAGCTCCAGGGCCCGACCGAACGCCAGGCGAGCTTTCTCCAGTTTGTTGAGCTTGACGAAGCAGTGGCCCATACCCAGCCTTACCTCGGCTGGTTGCATCCAAAAATCAATGCGATACAGCATGTCATGTATGCATGACTAGAGAAGTGAAGGCAACGGTTTAAAACTTTTACCTGGACAGCCGGGGTTTGTGCGCAGAGCCTTTTTGTAGTACGCCAGTGCTCCTCTGTAATCTTTTTTATTGAAGGAGATGCAAGCCTTTCCtgataaacaacaaaaagatgaGCTATATCAGTGGGTCAAGTCTCATTATTTGCACATTTGTATTGTTAAACGTGGTTTATGATCatccagagttttttttttttatggacaaGCTCCTGTTCTCTTTTTCATATTAATATTACTTCTCTTCTTCGGTGGCTGGTGCTGCAACAATGCTTCtacattattgttatttttctatCATTTGATTAAAATGACATTGTAAACTCCtctaatgataaaaaaataacatatcCAAAACAAAGTTgtacaaaacaaatcaatcagttgatgttttttttgcaggtttttGTGCTTTGAAACTCCTTTGACTTGgaaagtcaaataaataaataaacaaaaataaatcaatgaaaacaaatgcacaaAACGCAAACAAACAAATCGGTTCAATAATCGTTTCTCTGAAATTTTTCCTACAAA
Coding sequences:
- the ctr9 gene encoding RNA polymerase-associated protein CTR9 homolog → MSRGSIEIPLRDTDEVIELDFDQLPEGDEVISILKQEHTQLHIWIALALEYYKQGKTEDFVKLLEAARIDGNLDYSDHEKDQMTCLDTLAAYYVQQARKEKNKDAKKELITQATLLYTMADKIIMYDQNHLLGRACFCLLEGDKMDQADAQFQFVLNQSTNNIPALLGKACISFNKKDYRGALAYYKKALRTNPGCPAEVRLGMGHCFVKLNKLEKARLAFGRALELNPKCVGALVGLAVLELNNKEADSIKNGVQLLSRAYTIDPSNPMVLNHLANHFFFKKDYSKVQHLALHAFHNTEVEAMQAESCYQLARSFHVQEDYDQAFQYYYQATQFASSTFVLPFFGLGQMYVYRRDKENAAQCFEKVLKAYPNNYETIKILGSLYATSDDQEKRDIAKGHLKKVTEQYPDDVEAWIELAQILEQTDIQGALSAYGTATRILQEKVQADVPPEILNNLGALHFRLGNLEEAKKYFLASLERAKAEGEHDEHYYNAISVTTSYNLARLYEAMCEFHEAEKLYKNILREHPNYVDCYLRLGAMARDKGNFYEASDWFKEALQINQDHPDAWSLIGNLHLAKQEWGPGQKKFERILKQPSTQNDTYSMLALGNVWLQTLHQPTRDREKEKRHQDRALAIYKQVLRNDAKNLYAANGIGAVLAHKGYFREARDVFAQVREATADISDVWLNLAHIYVEQKQYISAVQMYENCLKKFYKHQNTEVLLYLARALFKCGKLQECKQMLLKARHVAPNDTVLMFNVALVLQRLATLVLKDEKSNLKAVLSSVKELELAHRYFSYLSKAGDKMRFDLAHAASEARQCSDLLSQAQYHVARARKQDEEEKELRAKQEQERDLLRQQLMKEQEEKKSREAEETKKLLEQRTLYVEKTKNLLNFAEGVSKEKKKGGGGGGGRRKKGGDMDEFVNDDSDEDLPIKKKKKKKAASGSEQDEGEDGERKARRKRKKGREDSDEEGGAQAKKQRKTKERKRIEKFQFERPPPSLKGKIKSKAIISSSESSDEDGLKIAEDRNQRNSGSGSDDDDDDDHRKRIVSESDSDAGRNRSGSEAGSPQGRNRSGSEAGSPRRSVGSPQRSAGSDDDDSGSDRPVKKRRAQQQSDSDQSDNESKRSGSDDESRPGSPVAASERESEPGSDNEGSPRRSDNASEPEGSNNDDDSD